One window from the genome of Dolosigranulum savutiense encodes:
- the rplJ gene encoding 50S ribosomal protein L10: MPKEQVLNEKKQLVTELAEKFQASKSTIIFNYRGLTVQEVTDLRAQLRESNVEMKVVKNTLLRFAAEEAGYEGLEDIFKGPTAIAFSNEEVVAPAKIISEFAKEAEVVEIKGGVIEGKVASLELISKIAKLPSREGLLSMLLSVLQAPIRNTALAVKAVAEKKEEEAA; encoded by the coding sequence ATGCCAAAAGAACAAGTACTCAATGAGAAAAAACAGTTAGTCACTGAACTAGCTGAAAAATTCCAAGCGTCTAAATCAACTATTATCTTTAACTACCGTGGATTAACAGTTCAGGAAGTTACAGACTTACGTGCGCAATTGCGTGAATCAAACGTTGAAATGAAAGTTGTGAAGAACACATTGCTTCGTTTTGCTGCTGAAGAAGCAGGTTATGAAGGATTGGAAGACATTTTCAAAGGACCTACGGCAATCGCGTTCAGTAATGAAGAAGTGGTTGCACCAGCTAAGATTATTTCAGAATTCGCTAAAGAAGCGGAAGTTGTTGAAATTAAAGGTGGTGTCATTGAAGGAAAAGTAGCAAGCCTTGAATTAATTAGCAAGATTGCGAAATTACCAAGCCGCGAAGGTCTATTATCTATGCTTCTTTCAGTGCTTCAAGCACCTATTCGAAACACTGCACTTGCAGTCAAAGCAGTGGCAGAGAAGAAAGAAGAAGAAGCTGCTTAA
- the rplL gene encoding 50S ribosomal protein L7/L12 — MALDIQKIIEDLKESTVVELNELVTAIEEEFGVEAAAPVAAAAAADGGAAEQTEFTVELVTAGSAKIKVIKAVRELTGLGLKEAKGLVDNAPSPIKEGVEKAEAEEIKEKIEEAGGEVEIK, encoded by the coding sequence ATGGCACTAGATATCCAAAAAATTATTGAAGATTTAAAAGAATCTACTGTTGTTGAACTAAACGAATTAGTTACAGCAATCGAAGAGGAGTTTGGCGTTGAAGCAGCAGCACCAGTTGCAGCAGCAGCGGCAGCAGACGGTGGCGCTGCAGAACAAACAGAATTTACTGTTGAATTAGTAACTGCTGGTTCTGCTAAGATTAAAGTTATTAAAGCTGTTCGTGAATTAACTGGCTTAGGCTTGAAAGAAGCAAAAGGTCTTGTTGATAACGCACCTTCACCAATTAAAGAAGGCGTTGAAAAAGCTGAAGCTGAAGAAATTAAAGAAAAAATCGAAGAAGCTGGAGGAGAAGTTGAAATTAAATAA
- the nusG gene encoding transcription termination/antitermination protein NusG — protein MSREIETAEEWYVLHTYSGYENKVKENLESRTESMGMEDNILEILVPEMESYQKDAEGELERVKEKTFPGYVLVKMIMSDEAWYVVRNTPNVTGFVGSHGAGSKPSPLFPEEVDSVLRSMGLNPRKVQIDLEIGQTVRIISGTFSGMEGIVEEIESDKGKIKVAVEMFGRETTTEIDYDQIAELNNY, from the coding sequence ATGTCAAGAGAAATTGAAACAGCAGAAGAGTGGTACGTGCTCCATACATACTCAGGCTATGAGAACAAGGTGAAAGAAAACTTGGAATCTCGAACGGAAAGTATGGGAATGGAAGATAATATTTTAGAGATCTTAGTTCCTGAGATGGAATCTTATCAGAAGGATGCTGAAGGTGAGTTAGAACGTGTGAAGGAAAAAACGTTCCCAGGTTATGTTCTAGTTAAGATGATTATGTCTGATGAAGCGTGGTATGTTGTTCGTAATACGCCGAACGTAACAGGGTTTGTGGGCTCACATGGCGCGGGAAGTAAGCCATCACCATTATTCCCAGAAGAAGTAGATTCTGTCTTGCGTAGTATGGGACTGAACCCACGCAAAGTTCAGATCGATTTGGAAATTGGTCAGACCGTCCGCATTATTTCGGGAACATTCTCGGGTATGGAAGGGATTGTCGAAGAGATCGAATCCGATAAAGGTAAGATAAAAGTAGCTGTCGAAATGTTCGGTCGCGAAACTACCACTGAGATTGACTATGACCAAATTGCTGAATTAAATAACTACTAA
- a CDS encoding FAD:protein FMN transferase, giving the protein MIMCTLMLAACAGKSVEDANEGADSAQVEETRQLVDEPFVREEFLLGTLVTLTVYDEGGEEALDKAFERVESLDNTFSMRYEGSEVYEINEKAGIEPVQVSDEVFHVIERAVQFAEDSNGRFDPTIGALTGLWGIGETIASDDPELEGASVPTPEKIKEKVDLVDYRKITLDPGEKTVYLEEKGMKLDLGAIAKGYITDQAAASLKEQGVTTAIADLGGDIFLVGSSARGVDDPWKIGIQNPFANRGEIVGAYNTQDKAVVTSGIYERFIEEDGKQYHHILSPEDGYPIDNELAGLSVIANTAMEADALATVIFSMGLEEGLNYVDTLDDVVAIAITKDKKIYISDGKHPEFKVTDSDFELIERE; this is encoded by the coding sequence ATGATAATGTGTACCTTGATGTTAGCTGCTTGTGCCGGAAAATCTGTGGAGGATGCTAATGAAGGAGCTGATTCAGCCCAAGTAGAAGAGACAAGGCAGTTAGTGGATGAGCCCTTTGTTCGAGAAGAATTCTTATTGGGCACGTTGGTGACTCTTACTGTCTATGATGAAGGGGGCGAAGAAGCATTAGATAAGGCCTTCGAACGTGTAGAGTCATTAGACAATACGTTTTCTATGCGTTATGAGGGATCAGAAGTCTATGAGATTAATGAGAAAGCCGGTATTGAACCGGTTCAAGTATCGGATGAAGTGTTTCATGTAATAGAACGAGCTGTCCAGTTCGCAGAAGATTCGAATGGGCGCTTCGATCCAACAATTGGGGCTTTGACTGGCCTATGGGGGATTGGTGAGACGATTGCAAGTGATGATCCTGAATTGGAAGGTGCGAGTGTCCCAACTCCTGAAAAGATTAAGGAAAAAGTAGACTTGGTTGATTACCGCAAAATTACTTTAGATCCGGGAGAAAAAACGGTCTATCTGGAAGAAAAAGGGATGAAGTTGGATCTTGGCGCAATTGCAAAAGGTTATATCACCGATCAAGCGGCAGCTTCGTTGAAAGAACAGGGCGTAACGACGGCAATTGCTGATTTAGGAGGCGATATTTTCCTAGTGGGGTCAAGTGCGCGCGGTGTGGATGATCCATGGAAAATTGGCATTCAGAATCCATTCGCTAACCGTGGAGAAATTGTCGGAGCCTACAATACACAAGATAAAGCAGTTGTGACGTCTGGGATTTATGAACGGTTTATTGAAGAAGATGGGAAACAATATCACCATATCTTGAGCCCGGAAGATGGGTATCCGATTGATAATGAACTAGCTGGACTCAGTGTAATCGCGAATACAGCCATGGAAGCTGATGCTTTAGCGACCGTTATCTTCTCGATGGGATTGGAAGAAGGACTCAATTATGTCGATACATTGGATGATGTGGTGGCGATCGCTATTACGAAAGATAAAAAGATTTATATCTCAGATGGAAAACACCCAGAGTTTAAAGTGACAGATTCTGACTTTGAACTCATTGAACGAGAGTAA
- a CDS encoding FtsW/RodA/SpoVE family cell cycle protein: protein MIRQKLAYLDKWLLVPYMILLTLSIIMVYSASSYTEVANDGSPHSFLRKQALFVVMGIGLMFVSAMMNTKYWRDIRLIKIAAGVIFILLVGVLFTSPINGARRWIPLGFMNLQPAELAKFFTVWYFSYILSQKQHKTSEFKEFAQSMIAPTALLVVMAFIIWLQPDTGTPITIAVVSYTMVVMSGIPLKKGFIMGGIGAGLILSAYNLLYFFGHYIPGFSGSYGHARFLAVRYPFKLMQAEGLQLVNSYQALANGGLTGVGISESIQKTGYLPEAHTDFILSIIGEELGLVTIIGIIVCLMVIIGRIYIIGIRSQVSFYYFMCMGIGLLFFIQVCLNLGAVSGMLPITGVPFPFLSYGGSSLLMSSLSIGMVLNIRIRYRLSQQYQEGDA from the coding sequence ATGATCCGACAAAAATTAGCTTACTTAGATAAATGGTTACTCGTGCCGTATATGATACTACTAACATTGAGTATTATTATGGTCTATAGTGCCAGTAGTTATACGGAAGTAGCTAATGATGGAAGTCCACATAGTTTTTTAAGAAAGCAAGCCTTATTTGTCGTGATGGGTATTGGGTTAATGTTTGTGAGTGCGATGATGAATACAAAGTACTGGCGAGATATACGTCTAATTAAGATCGCGGCTGGGGTGATTTTTATTTTGCTGGTGGGGGTGTTATTCACGTCCCCAATCAACGGTGCACGACGTTGGATTCCGTTAGGGTTTATGAATTTGCAACCAGCTGAGCTAGCGAAATTCTTCACAGTGTGGTACTTTTCTTATATACTATCCCAAAAACAGCATAAGACTTCTGAATTTAAGGAATTTGCACAGTCAATGATTGCACCGACTGCTTTGTTAGTAGTGATGGCATTTATTATTTGGTTACAGCCAGATACAGGAACGCCTATTACTATTGCGGTTGTTTCTTATACAATGGTCGTGATGAGTGGTATTCCCTTAAAAAAAGGCTTCATCATGGGCGGTATCGGTGCAGGATTAATTTTATCAGCGTATAACCTGTTATATTTCTTTGGACATTATATTCCTGGGTTTAGCGGCAGTTACGGGCATGCTCGTTTTTTAGCTGTTCGTTATCCATTTAAGTTGATGCAGGCAGAAGGATTACAGTTAGTTAACTCTTATCAAGCATTAGCAAATGGTGGATTAACCGGTGTAGGCATTAGTGAAAGTATTCAAAAAACAGGCTATTTACCCGAAGCGCATACCGATTTTATTCTCTCGATTATTGGGGAAGAATTAGGGTTAGTGACAATTATTGGGATTATTGTATGTTTGATGGTTATTATTGGCCGAATTTATATTATCGGAATTCGCAGTCAGGTATCGTTTTATTACTTTATGTGTATGGGAATTGGCTTGTTATTCTTCATTCAAGTCTGCCTGAATTTAGGCGCTGTGAGTGGGATGCTTCCGATTACGGGTGTGCCATTTCCCTTCTTAAGTTATGGAGGATCCAGTTTATTGATGTCCTCACTATCGATTGGAATGGTCTTGAATATTCGTATTCGTTATCGTTTATCTCAACAGTATCAGGAAGGAGATGCTTAA
- the rplA gene encoding 50S ribosomal protein L1 produces MAKGSKKYLAALEQVNRDKEYDLKEAIELVKEIDFANFDASIEVAYKLGVDPKQADQQLRGATVLPHGTGKTQSVVVFAKGQAAKDAEEAGADFVGDSDLVEKVQGGWLDFDIVVAAPDMMAEVGKLGRVLGPKGLMPNPKTGTVTPNVKKAVEDIKAGQVTYRLDRQANVHVPIGKVSFSTEQLAENLAAIHDIIVKNRPASISRLAYIKNMAIASTFGPGVKIDKESVL; encoded by the coding sequence ATGGCTAAAGGAAGTAAAAAATATTTAGCGGCACTTGAGCAAGTTAACCGCGATAAAGAATATGATTTAAAAGAAGCAATCGAATTAGTAAAAGAGATTGACTTTGCTAATTTCGATGCAAGTATTGAAGTAGCTTACAAGCTAGGTGTTGATCCAAAACAAGCGGACCAACAGCTTCGTGGTGCAACTGTCTTGCCTCACGGAACAGGTAAAACACAATCTGTTGTTGTTTTTGCAAAAGGACAAGCAGCAAAAGATGCGGAAGAAGCAGGTGCTGATTTCGTTGGAGACTCAGACTTAGTCGAAAAAGTACAAGGTGGCTGGTTAGACTTCGATATCGTTGTTGCTGCACCTGACATGATGGCTGAAGTTGGTAAATTGGGTCGAGTTTTAGGACCAAAAGGCTTAATGCCAAACCCTAAAACTGGTACTGTAACACCTAACGTGAAAAAAGCTGTTGAAGACATCAAGGCTGGTCAAGTGACTTACCGCCTCGACCGTCAAGCTAACGTTCACGTGCCAATTGGTAAAGTTTCATTCTCAACTGAACAATTAGCTGAGAACTTAGCAGCAATTCACGACATTATTGTCAAAAACCGTCCAGCGTCAATTTCTCGTCTTGCATACATTAAAAACATGGCAATTGCGAGCACATTCGGCCCTGGGGTAAAAATTGATAAAGAGTCAGTATTATAA
- the secE gene encoding preprotein translocase subunit SecE, which yields MKLFNFFGEVKEEMQKTTWPSGKELRKDSATIFGVIIFFSIFFYVSDIVLNFLLNLI from the coding sequence GTGAAACTATTTAATTTTTTCGGTGAAGTAAAAGAAGAAATGCAAAAAACAACTTGGCCGAGTGGAAAAGAATTGCGAAAAGATTCAGCCACTATTTTTGGCGTCATTATCTTCTTCTCGATATTTTTCTACGTATCAGATATTGTTTTAAACTTTTTGTTGAATTTGATCTAA
- a CDS encoding sensor histidine kinase, with amino-acid sequence MLQLFLHMIERLGMIILIAYLLVQTRLFKHILAKRDQWSVKVQLILIFSVFALLSNLNGVEVSSGEIVVGNLLTSLSPGSSLANTRALTIGISGLIGGPIVGVSVGLISSLFRFIQGGLDPIVYVISSVLIGGVSGGIGYALAKEGKLPSVAMGSLLGALFESIQMVIILAFSHNFWDAWELVQFIFWPMMLINSLGMAIFLSFIQSTRMKEVQDRAVQTHDVLRLANATLPYFRQGLKTTPCMQAAKEILNYIQVSAVSITDTKEVIAHVGAGSDHHKPGRQILTEMSTGVLETRQVKIARDQEEIGCPHHHCPLEAAIVVPLMTRKGIVGTLKLYFTDAQDLTYIEKNLAEGLGNIFSTQIELGNSETEARLLQDAEIKSLQAQINPHFLFNAMNTISAMIRIDSEKARELLLKLSGYFRANIAGARSNLISLDQELSHVNAYTTLETTRFPDRYTINITVGSGLDDLLVPPFIIQVLVENAFKHAFAERKTENIIDISVQAVDDQATIRVQDNGIGINSEKLDQVGKEAVYSDSGTGSALMNLNKRLVHLFGKEARLRFSVEQGTTIYCHIPMKKRGD; translated from the coding sequence ATGCTACAATTATTTCTACACATGATTGAGCGCTTAGGGATGATTATTTTGATTGCGTATTTGTTAGTACAGACGCGGTTATTTAAGCATATTTTAGCTAAACGAGATCAATGGTCCGTGAAGGTGCAGCTAATTCTTATCTTCAGTGTCTTTGCTTTATTGTCCAATTTGAATGGGGTTGAAGTAAGTAGTGGAGAGATTGTTGTGGGCAACCTTCTGACTAGTTTGTCGCCAGGCTCCTCGCTAGCAAATACCCGCGCACTGACAATTGGGATTTCCGGTTTAATTGGTGGGCCGATTGTTGGTGTTAGTGTCGGGCTTATTTCGAGTTTGTTCCGCTTCATTCAGGGAGGGTTGGATCCGATCGTGTATGTGATCTCATCCGTCTTGATTGGTGGTGTATCGGGCGGTATTGGCTATGCATTGGCTAAGGAAGGAAAGTTGCCGAGTGTAGCGATGGGGTCACTGTTAGGAGCACTTTTCGAAAGTATTCAGATGGTCATTATTTTGGCGTTCAGTCATAATTTTTGGGATGCTTGGGAGTTGGTGCAGTTTATTTTTTGGCCGATGATGTTGATTAATAGTTTAGGGATGGCGATATTTTTGTCGTTCATTCAGTCGACGCGGATGAAGGAAGTACAAGATCGAGCAGTTCAGACGCATGATGTGTTGCGGCTAGCTAATGCGACCTTGCCTTATTTCCGTCAAGGGTTGAAAACCACGCCCTGTATGCAAGCAGCGAAAGAAATTCTGAACTATATTCAAGTATCAGCGGTAAGTATTACTGATACGAAGGAAGTCATTGCTCATGTGGGGGCTGGGAGTGATCATCATAAGCCGGGACGTCAAATTTTGACCGAAATGTCAACCGGTGTGCTGGAGACCAGACAAGTAAAAATCGCTCGAGATCAGGAAGAGATTGGCTGTCCTCATCATCATTGCCCTTTAGAAGCAGCCATCGTCGTACCGCTGATGACACGTAAGGGGATTGTGGGGACGTTGAAGTTGTACTTTACGGATGCACAAGATTTGACCTATATTGAGAAGAACTTAGCTGAAGGATTGGGGAATATTTTCTCGACGCAGATTGAGTTGGGGAATAGTGAGACAGAAGCACGTTTATTGCAAGATGCCGAAATTAAGTCGCTCCAAGCCCAAATTAATCCTCATTTTTTATTCAATGCGATGAATACTATCTCAGCCATGATTCGAATTGATAGTGAAAAAGCACGCGAATTATTGTTGAAGCTAAGTGGGTACTTCCGGGCAAATATTGCTGGAGCGCGTTCAAATTTAATTAGCCTCGACCAGGAATTGAGTCATGTGAATGCTTATACGACTCTGGAGACAACGCGATTTCCTGATCGGTATACGATTAATATTACGGTAGGATCGGGTCTGGATGATTTGTTGGTGCCGCCGTTTATTATTCAAGTGTTGGTGGAGAATGCGTTCAAGCATGCTTTCGCTGAGCGCAAAACAGAAAATATTATTGATATTAGTGTTCAAGCAGTAGATGATCAGGCCACTATTAGAGTGCAAGATAATGGAATCGGAATTAATAGTGAGAAGCTGGACCAGGTGGGGAAAGAAGCGGTCTATTCCGATAGTGGCACGGGGTCTGCGCTGATGAATTTGAACAAACGATTAGTTCACTTGTTCGGTAAGGAGGCGCGGTTGCGGTTTTCGGTCGAGCAAGGGACAACAATTTATTGTCATATTCCGATGAAGAAGAGAGGGGATTAA
- the rplK gene encoding 50S ribosomal protein L11, producing MAKKVIDVVKLQIPAGKASPAPPVGPALGQAGVNIMGFTKEFNARTADQAGMIIPVVITVYEDRSFTFITKTPPAANLLKKAAGIESGSGEPNKKKVANVTSDQVREIAETKMPDLNAGDIEAAMRIVEGTARSMGITVDK from the coding sequence GTGGCGAAAAAAGTTATTGATGTCGTAAAATTACAGATCCCTGCAGGTAAAGCAAGCCCTGCGCCACCCGTTGGACCAGCTCTTGGTCAAGCCGGTGTTAACATTATGGGATTCACTAAAGAATTTAACGCGCGAACAGCAGACCAAGCAGGAATGATTATTCCGGTTGTTATTACGGTTTACGAAGATCGCTCGTTCACATTCATTACTAAGACTCCACCAGCAGCAAACTTATTGAAAAAAGCAGCCGGTATTGAGTCTGGTTCTGGTGAACCTAACAAGAAAAAAGTTGCTAATGTTACAAGTGATCAAGTGAGAGAAATTGCAGAAACAAAAATGCCTGACTTGAACGCAGGAGACATTGAAGCAGCAATGCGTATCGTAGAAGGTACAGCACGTAGCATGGGAATCACAGTCGACAAATAA
- a CDS encoding carbon starvation CstA family protein, whose protein sequence is MATFLGGIALLVIGYFTYGKFIEKNFQVEPDRKTPAEVLRDGFDFVPMKKQTNAIIELLNIAGTGPIFGPIMGALYGPVAYLWIVFGCIFAGAVHDYMTGMISLRNNGAQLPELAEKYLGKSVKHVVNVFAMLLLILVATVFVLTPATLIADVTPAWMTPTLAIGLIFVYYLISTVLPIDKAMGKVYPIFGGILIISTFAIGGMLIYGGVTGAHVLPNLTANTLGNFHPEGTPIFPIIFFTISCGAMSGFHATQAPMVSRTMTNESEGRYTFYGMMIAEGVIAMIWAGATMTLFDGQTVSQMIAEGTPSVVVNNVSTLLLGNVLGMIAILGVIVLPVSSGLSGFRSLRTILADYLSIPQDSLKKVLAVTIPLFVVSFFLTMVDFQLIWRYFNWANQVTAVIALFVATRYLYLKGRNWLVTFVPGSLMLYAVFVYILTQPIGFNMALDVTAYILAAILTVGLIALFWYSGSKQKNSLSPQSPLLNDHLPIEEVRRLQSQS, encoded by the coding sequence ATGGCAACATTTTTAGGGGGTATTGCCCTACTTGTTATTGGGTACTTTACTTACGGGAAATTTATTGAGAAGAATTTCCAAGTTGAGCCAGACCGCAAGACACCTGCAGAGGTCCTGCGAGATGGGTTCGACTTTGTACCGATGAAGAAGCAGACAAATGCGATTATTGAATTATTGAATATTGCGGGAACGGGACCGATTTTTGGACCGATTATGGGAGCTCTATATGGCCCGGTCGCGTACTTATGGATTGTTTTTGGGTGTATCTTCGCGGGTGCGGTACATGATTACATGACAGGGATGATTTCTCTACGTAATAATGGGGCGCAATTGCCTGAATTAGCTGAGAAATATTTAGGAAAATCTGTGAAGCATGTGGTGAATGTCTTTGCGATGTTATTGTTAATTTTGGTCGCAACTGTATTCGTCTTGACGCCAGCCACTTTAATTGCCGATGTGACACCGGCTTGGATGACACCGACGTTAGCGATTGGCTTAATTTTTGTCTACTACTTAATTTCAACGGTTTTACCAATCGATAAGGCAATGGGTAAGGTATACCCAATCTTTGGTGGAATTCTGATTATTTCAACCTTTGCAATCGGTGGGATGTTGATTTACGGGGGCGTGACAGGAGCGCATGTTTTACCGAACTTGACAGCTAATACATTGGGGAACTTTCACCCAGAAGGAACGCCAATTTTTCCAATTATTTTCTTCACCATTAGCTGTGGTGCAATGAGTGGATTCCATGCGACACAAGCGCCAATGGTTTCACGAACAATGACGAACGAATCAGAAGGGCGTTACACATTCTATGGTATGATGATCGCAGAAGGTGTTATCGCGATGATCTGGGCTGGGGCAACTATGACTTTATTCGATGGTCAGACGGTTTCCCAAATGATTGCAGAAGGAACACCATCTGTTGTTGTTAATAATGTGTCTACCTTACTACTTGGAAATGTACTTGGTATGATTGCTATTCTTGGTGTTATTGTTTTGCCAGTTTCATCAGGATTATCTGGATTCCGTAGTTTACGTACAATCTTGGCAGACTACTTGAGCATTCCACAAGATTCATTGAAAAAAGTCTTAGCTGTAACGATTCCGTTGTTTGTTGTATCATTCTTCTTGACAATGGTTGACTTCCAATTAATTTGGCGCTACTTCAACTGGGCTAACCAAGTGACAGCCGTGATTGCATTATTCGTGGCAACACGTTACTTATACTTGAAAGGCCGCAACTGGTTAGTGACCTTCGTGCCAGGCTCATTGATGTTATATGCTGTATTCGTCTACATCTTAACGCAACCGATTGGATTCAATATGGCACTTGATGTGACAGCATACATTCTTGCAGCTATCTTGACAGTGGGACTGATTGCACTATTCTGGTACTCAGGTTCAAAACAGAAGAACAGTTTATCACCACAAAGTCCATTACTCAATGATCACTTGCCGATTGAAGAGGTTAGACGTCTACAATCACAATCATAA
- the rpmG gene encoding 50S ribosomal protein L33, with the protein MKKKTKVGLACTDCGSRNYSKNKSAKLQTKRLEIKKYCSRCDEHTIHRETR; encoded by the coding sequence ATGAAAAAGAAAACGAAAGTCGGATTAGCGTGTACAGATTGTGGATCACGTAATTATTCAAAAAATAAAAGTGCCAAATTACAAACAAAACGTTTAGAAATAAAAAAATACTGTAGTCGTTGCGACGAACATACAATTCATAGAGAAACACGGTAG
- a CDS encoding FtsW/RodA/SpoVE family cell cycle protein, which translates to MEQQSPQRIDYGIIFPVLTLCIIGIVFLYSTTVVIQGESMAMTLRQLIWYGVGISLAALMLLFDSKLLWRMTPYVYWGSIALLVGTIFIYDRDLAAVAGARRWVTIPGINMTFQVTEFVKIPFILQLSRIVTKHNSDFPKRNNVSDFRLLGKIALYTAIPLLLILNQPDLGTALVFVAVAVSITLMSGVRWRILVPLFGVTLLVAILFVIMVMYNREFLQNVLGFHEYQFRRIDTWLNPTLDTSSSSYQITQTFKAIGSGGLFGKGFGVSEVYVPVRESDMIMSTIAENFGFVGASAVIFTYFLLVYNMIKVVYDTRNEFYAYIATGVITMIVFHVFENIGMNIGLLPLTGIPLPFISQGGSALIGNMMGVGLLMSMRFNHKSYFYSGSLRGRR; encoded by the coding sequence ATGGAGCAACAGTCCCCGCAACGTATTGATTATGGCATTATTTTTCCAGTATTGACGCTATGTATTATTGGTATTGTATTTTTATATTCGACAACGGTGGTGATTCAAGGTGAATCCATGGCTATGACATTGCGACAGTTGATTTGGTACGGTGTTGGGATTAGTTTGGCTGCTTTGATGCTATTATTCGACTCCAAGTTGTTATGGCGAATGACACCGTATGTCTATTGGGGCTCTATTGCATTATTAGTGGGGACGATTTTTATTTATGATCGTGATTTGGCAGCTGTGGCGGGAGCGCGGCGGTGGGTGACCATTCCAGGGATTAATATGACCTTCCAGGTGACTGAGTTTGTTAAGATTCCGTTTATTTTGCAATTATCCCGCATTGTGACGAAACATAATAGTGATTTTCCGAAGCGCAATAATGTCAGTGATTTTAGATTATTAGGGAAGATTGCGCTTTACACAGCCATTCCCCTCTTATTGATCTTAAATCAACCAGATTTAGGGACAGCACTAGTTTTTGTAGCGGTAGCAGTGAGTATTACGTTAATGTCGGGGGTTCGTTGGCGTATTTTAGTGCCATTATTTGGAGTGACGCTGTTAGTAGCTATTTTATTCGTCATTATGGTGATGTATAATCGTGAGTTTCTCCAAAATGTCCTCGGCTTCCATGAATATCAGTTCCGTCGTATCGATACGTGGTTGAATCCTACCTTGGATACCAGTTCAAGTAGTTATCAAATTACCCAAACGTTCAAGGCAATTGGCTCGGGTGGATTATTTGGGAAAGGATTTGGGGTCTCTGAAGTTTATGTGCCGGTCCGTGAGTCAGATATGATTATGTCAACAATTGCAGAGAATTTTGGCTTCGTAGGGGCATCAGCTGTTATTTTTACGTACTTCTTATTAGTGTACAATATGATTAAAGTTGTCTATGATACGCGTAATGAGTTTTACGCTTATATTGCAACAGGTGTCATTACGATGATTGTTTTCCACGTGTTTGAGAATATTGGGATGAATATTGGTCTCTTACCATTGACCGGTATTCCGTTACCGTTTATTTCTCAAGGTGGATCGGCCTTGATTGGAAATATGATGGGGGTTGGCTTGTTGATGTCGATGCGATTTAATCATAAGTCATATTTCTATTCAGGATCCTTGCGAGGTCGTCGTTGA
- a CDS encoding LytTR family transcriptional regulator DNA-binding domain-containing protein — MRLLIVDDEPLARHELRYLLEGFEQVEQVLEADDGASTLAIVQDEAIDGVFLDIHLTAESGLDVAKTINQLDQPPMIIFATAYDEYALKAFERNARDYIMKPFDQARVKQAVMKLHKALEQHTVSDAASEPAALQQTPTEPPLESAAIPIYSDDRFQLVKPRDIMAIEVQQGSIILYLTNKVLTTQGTLKEWEEKLSNDPFLRVHRSYMIHIDHIKEIQPWFNNTYQVIMSDELKIPVSRTYLKTFKQVIGL; from the coding sequence GTGAGATTATTAATTGTGGATGATGAGCCACTTGCACGTCATGAGTTACGTTATTTGTTAGAAGGGTTCGAGCAGGTGGAGCAGGTATTGGAAGCAGATGACGGGGCGAGCACATTGGCTATTGTACAAGATGAAGCGATTGATGGTGTGTTTTTGGATATTCATCTGACAGCTGAATCGGGTCTGGATGTAGCGAAGACAATCAACCAGTTAGATCAACCGCCGATGATTATCTTCGCAACGGCGTACGATGAATATGCGCTAAAAGCGTTTGAGCGGAATGCCCGAGATTATATCATGAAACCCTTCGACCAAGCGCGAGTGAAGCAAGCTGTCATGAAATTACACAAGGCGCTAGAACAGCACACAGTTTCGGATGCAGCATCGGAACCAGCAGCTCTGCAACAGACCCCAACAGAGCCTCCACTCGAATCGGCAGCCATTCCGATTTATTCGGATGATCGCTTCCAGTTGGTAAAGCCACGCGATATTATGGCAATTGAAGTTCAACAAGGATCCATTATATTGTACTTAACGAATAAAGTCTTAACGACACAAGGCACACTGAAAGAATGGGAAGAAAAATTATCGAATGATCCTTTTCTCCGTGTGCACCGGTCGTATATGATTCATATCGATCATATTAAAGAAATCCAGCCGTGGTTCAACAATACGTACCAAGTTATTATGAGTGATGAGCTCAAAATTCCGGTTAGCCGGACCTATCTGAAAACGTTTAAACAAGTTATTGGGCTTTAG